Part of the Nicotiana sylvestris chromosome 2, ASM39365v2, whole genome shotgun sequence genome, caaccgACTAACAGTAGCAAATATCACAAGAGAGAACAGAGATTTTTTAAAGTAGGAGAGATAGTTTTTGAACCCAAGTGTTCGtgtgtgttaatgaaagacttagagtatttatagttgaaaacaagtagtaaaataaggtaagaatcatagtagcatggtaattaaggaactcagaatcagtcagcCAGAAATCAAGGCAAGCactccttaagttaagggaattaaaTCAAACGGAAAAATTCAGTAtcatataaggcaagaaaaaaTCAGTACATgactaaataaggaaagaatcaaggtTCAACAAGCAtagagtagtcaattaggactagGTTCAGAAAACTCCAATTAAGGAATGAATCAGTAAAAACAAAGTACTACATCAAATAAGGTAGGGGATCAGTCAATTTAAATAGACGAGGTAGAATTTGAGGGTTTTAAAAGAAAAcctttcaatcaaaccatcaaACAAGgtaatcagaatcaaatcaagaGAGGGTATGATTCTatatttcaacatataaatagagaagaataaaCAGACGTAGCAAACAGGAAAGGTCAGACATATCGACagaaagaagaaagagatgaacaatcaagatgaatacaATCATACAGAGGTGATACAAGTAGGCTAAAGACTCAGTAAAAACCCCATTTGAAGCATGGTAACCACAGAACATAACGGGAAttgagtagtcatgctaacacacaaaaccaaaacaAAGAAGGTCTAGAAAAAGATTAGGGATTTTGACAGAGACGAGttgaaaaagcagtaagaacatagAATCGGTCAATATATGCAAGGAAAAAGGTTCAAACATAAAGAAAAGTCAGTttaaacaagtgtagaagaaactctgagaaaccctaattttaaagaaagtaaaagcggtttaaagttgatgatttttcaaaagaAATTTGAGAATAGTGTAAAACATAGAAAAAAACAGAATTAAATCGTTAAAAAGAGCACAGATCTGAGAGATACAaacaaaagttagggtttcaaaggaaacccaaatagaaacggAAGAACCAGCTATaaacttcaaagatcgtaacatatatggtgtgattttacccaaaatcacaccggagaagccgTTAACAACCAAATCAGAAACCCTAGATACAAATCggcatggcccagggcccttgaaggcctcagagatgatgagcaaggcgatgaagagaccattagaggcttggggttgaaagatggtcgccggagatgaccggagaggGAGGCGGCGAttgaaggggattagggttaggttgagagaacaGAGGAGATGAGAGAGTTTTGAAGGCGGCGGAATCTCagaaatgagatagggttagggggttgtatgaattaaaaaaggtaagaagtGATGTGGGCCGTTGATTTgggagatcaacgaccaggatttaatCGGGTAAATAGGTTCCAGGTTTGGGTAGGAGTTTATAGGGGCCTAGATCGGGTATTTTAatatgaaattgggctggggactAGGTCCAatttggctaaaattgaaagccaaatctggctataaattaaatagctaattttcctattttaatttataataaataataaatctgaaaataattttctataccaaaaatgatttaaaatatgtaattatcattttaaatatatagggaccaattttacacatataaaatataattatacattaaagggctaatattgcaattatatgcaatttaccttaaaaaatactaaatgtaattataaaaatacatgaaaaatatattagccatattttggcataagtatagaaatttaatgaataaatcatcataacaataattttgggaataattattggagattttatgaataaaaagggagaaaataaatcaatttagatccttaaaattatgggaaaaattaaaaaaaccatgtgcatgcttatatatacatatatatgctattttgaaggtatttatgcatatttaatatatatatggaaaaattgggtatcaacaggctCAACATGCTATGGAATGAGCTTAGAGCAAAGTTAGTGACTTGAAAAACCCAGAATGGGAGTCGTAGCGAGAAAATTAGCAAGTTTAGGGAAGTTTGTATTTTGAATGTTCAACCAAAAATGAGAAAATTGGTTTCGTATGTGGATTCACATTCATGATTAGTCGATTAGTACAATTTAagaaaaatgcataagtaccttCTTGAGAGGCCGAAGTTCCAACTACACACCTTATTTTTGCGAAGGTCCTATCATCTCCTAAACTTTTTTAAAACGGAATAAGTATCACCCTGAAATTAGATAACCAGATTCTTGGCAGGCAGTAAGATACACGCACTACCACATGTCTATTTCGTAATTTTTGAACTTTTtgctctttcttttcctttttttttctttcttattctattacacttttttctttttatttttccttttcattctttcttcATATTCAAATTTTCCAACCGTTCATAAAAATTCATTCTTTGATCCAGTCCTTGTTTATTTAGAGTTTGTGTATGTGTGTCTGTTTAAAAAAAACTCCATTTTTATCGGCGTGGGAGTTTATTGTTATCGATTGTGAGTTCcgattttgattttatttttttggtgacTTTTATGTTTCGATGGAAAGCTGAAGAGATAAGATCTGGGTTTGTATAATAATGATTGTGCTGAGGTGGTGAAGATTAACTGTGTGAAGAATAAAAAAAAGGTGGGGGGAAGATGAAGGCGGTGGTTAGTGGTTACGATGTCGAGGTGGTGGTGGGAGTGAGAGGAAGAAgattagaaaaaaaataaaagaaataaaaaatagttTGGCGGAGAAGGTCATCGACGTATGGCCTTCGccgcaaaagaagaaaacaaaaaacgAATAGAGTGACTTTTTTTAATTGTAgtagaaattacaaaaaaaaaaaaattcatttttttgcTTCTCACTCTCCCAAACAGAGTGGAACACAGTCTCTATGCCACCTCAGTATTTAGGGGTTAATAATTTTACTATTAAATAGTTTAGGGGATGATATGACCCCTGCAAAGATAAGGTGTGTAGTTGAAACTTCGGCGGCTTTAGTTCACGGATACTTATGAATTTTCCCTACAATTTAACCTATAAATTATCCTCTCTTCTTTCGGGTTACAGActaatattttataataaaaaatttaaaagtaatttTTTCTACTTTAAAACTGTGCATGTGAGTTTTTATAAGTAACCTAATTTTGTAAATAATATTAGGGTATAATATTTAAAGTCTTTTCTGGTTATAGCAAAATCTAATATTCCCATATATAGTCTTTGCACAAGTTGCCATTACAATAGCGCAAGCAAAAAGAAGATATACTTCATTTGTTATACAATaaaaacaagaaggaaataaATTTAGAAGTTGGGGTCAATGAGTTCTCCATTCAAGTACTCTCTGTAAGCAGCAACAGGCCAACTGAAGCCTCTCCAGATGAGCTTATTAGCCAAAGGAACATCAATGATGATTTCTTTCATAGTTGGCTTCTTGTCATCTCTTACAGCAATCAAGTAACTCCTTCCAACCCACCCAATCCAACCAGCAATGTACAAGAAGAGTATCCCTGGTGTTATGAACTCTCCCCAGTGCCTTTGGTCTCCACTCACTATCAAATGTGGCAATCCATCTGATCCACACAACAATCCTTGCTTCCCATAGTTGTCAAACCTGCACTTCccataaaatttaatatttttaaaccATCACTGTAATTTAACATCTTAAAGCATGTTACTTACCGATTATACAGGTTACAATCAATACTTATTACCTATAACTAAACTACTGTTGGAGTAATCCTGATTGTGCAAGTATTTCTTATGCAGTCACTTCAATGGACTTAAACTAATAGTATGGCTCAAATTTAAGCCCTTAAACAAATactaccccccccccccgcacacacacacatacaccaAAAATTCATTAACAAATTACAACTACACACACTCTGCCATTCATATGGATATACTGACCTTTTACAATGGTCTAAGGCTGGCACTCAGTCACAATTTAGTTCCACTTATTGTGGAAACTGATTCACAGGTATTGATTCAACTATTATCGTCTAATAATCTAGCTTTCtcacatatattaatggattgcAGGTAACTAATGGAGAAGCTGGGCAGCCCACAGGTTTGCCACATCTTTAGAGAAGCTAATGCTGCAGAACATAAACTGGCCTGCTATGCGAAAGACAGAAATCAAGCCATGGGAAAAACGTTTTGGTTTTTGTATACCCACCCCCTTTATCCTTAATGAACTAAAGGAAGACCTCTATGGAAGTGGGACTATACGTTCCGTTACCATCATGTAATAACTTCCGTTTGTGTTATTTAATAAAAGCTTCTTtcattagcaaaaaaaaaaaaaaacaaggtgTCTATCCTTCATTTACGTGGCATCGATTCCTCTTTCAATACATATACTTCAAGATGAGAGAAAAATTGTATGGTTTATCAGTTGTTTTGCCGATCCTACACAAAATAAgataaataattatttatttttgtaattaaTTAAGGTCCTTCTAAAACTCAAGCTATTATCCTTGTATGGTTTGGGAATGTTTTCCTTAGTAAAGTCAACATATAATTTTGACCACTCAGCTCTAATTAAATAATAATCTGCGTTCGAGTTTACGCTACAAGAGTGCTAGCTAGAACATGACCTGGTAGTACTTAATAGGTATATTAAATGATTACCAAAAATAATAGAGAACTAGTTTCAAAATTTGAGTTAATTATAGCGAGATAATAACTCAATGAGGTCTAGGATAACAAAAAAAATGACATTAGTAAATGAATATTTACAGTTTGTACAATTTAACATGATATAGCTTTATAATTGTCTATGAACTGTTATTTAAAATTATCTTTTAGGTAATTTCATAGTATAAGAATATTTCTTACGCTGTTGGAAATTTTGCATGATCATATACAATTTCAGGACAACTTAGATAGCAAAAAATATAAGACATCTAAGGAAAACAAAAATCTCCCTATGTTTCAGTTCATGTGAATTCATTTCCTTTTTGTTTCGATCTAAAAAGAAGGACTCATTTCataatttggaaacaatttagcatAAACTtgcaattctacccttaatgagaaaatTTTACAACCACACAAATATTTTGGACCCCTTTTTttacttgtttaggaccacaaatttcaaaagttatCATTTTTCTTAGCTCCGTACCGGCTCAAACAGGTTCATGTGAATCGGAACGGAGGGAGCACATTACTAAGGGAAAAAGGGAGAACAAAAGAATACAAACCTGCGTTTGGTTTTCTCAACGGTGGCTTGGATAGCAAGGGCAGGAGCACTGTCAGGTGCATACAACTTCAATGAACTCTCAAGCTTCTTGATCTGTTGTTTCTCACGCTTAGCAAATTGCTTAGACTCCTTGCATGGGGTGAGCCCAGAGATATCAGCAGAAGCTGGTAGCACTGGAACTGACAACAGAACTGAAGACAAAGCAAGTGCAGCAGAAAATGCCTTTAAATTACAAGATGATTGCTCATCacatgatgaagaagaagagcaAACAATGGTCGCAAATCTTGGTTTCTTTGTAAACTGAGAGTTAAGTGTAGAAATGGGCTTTGACAGATTTGTGGGAATTGTGAGAGACATTTTTTTTTCGCCCTTTTCTTGAAACTAGTCTGTTCTTGAAGATGGCAGAAGAACAGATTACAGAGAATGTGGAGCGAGTGTTTTCAGATTTTGTTGGGACGAATGAATGGTGGGTAGAAGATTAAGAGGATAAGGTGTGGGGCAGGGGGAAGATGGGAAGCTGAGTTGGAGACTTGTGATTTGGCATTTGAATTTGATTTGTGAGTTTTCAGGATTCTGATCTGTACTTTTGTCTATCTGAATGTGGCGAGCACATACAATGGAATAACAGATACACACGCCCTTTTTCCTGCTGCTTCCACACGTACTAAGTATTTTTATATGGTATATATATCTTTCATACACAAATTTATTACTAATCATGATTAAttaatatatattataatattaCCTCAATGTATCAGTTAGCTGCATATTAAGCTAATGTAGTTTGATATAAACATTAAAATTTGAATAAGCTAATATGATGTAGTGTAAATGTCATGTTCAATTTGTTAATCTATGAGACTATCTATGTGGTTTTTTTGGTCTCGTAAGGAAAATAATCCTGGCATAAGCAAATTTTGCAATGTTTAGTTTGCAACATAAAATTCTGTATCCATAATGTACTTTTTTTTATTTAGGATAATACAATTTTGATTTTCCGTATAAATTCAACATAACCTTACAtagtttttaatttttgatgTTAAACTC contains:
- the LOC104229855 gene encoding photosystem I reaction center subunit III, chloroplastic-like — translated: MSLTIPTNLSKPISTLNSQFTKKPRFATIVCSSSSSCDEQSSCNLKAFSAALALSSVLLSVPVLPASADISGLTPCKESKQFAKREKQQIKKLESSLKLYAPDSAPALAIQATVEKTKRRFDNYGKQGLLCGSDGLPHLIVSGDQRHWGEFITPGILFLYIAGWIGWVGRSYLIAVRDDKKPTMKEIIIDVPLANKLIWRGFSWPVAAYREYLNGELIDPNF